The Phlebotomus papatasi isolate M1 chromosome 3, Ppap_2.1, whole genome shotgun sequence genomic sequence ttttaaaaaccgGGTACTTTCCTCTAGATTTAGAATATGGGAGCGATGAGTAATTTAGTCGATAAACGACTTAATGCAAATACAACCATAATAATGTTAAAATCTCGTCTAACTATTCTTTCTAAGTTTGTTTTTTCGCCGTTTAGCCTACTTAGTTATGTTTTTGTTAGATTAGCGACTGGATTGCAAATGATCTCTCTTTTGTcggaatattttgtttaattaattatagatttatctcccgaagtatacgcttaaatGTTAATCTCTTTGAAAGGATCGAAAAGTTAAGCATTTTTTAAACGTCTCATTGCATAGGACCCTTTACTTGGATTTACAGAAGTGGGTCTTTAAGTTAGGCTTTCATGATTTTTGAAGGGTCCTCGTTGAAcgctttaaattttcttttggttttacTACGGAATATAGGGACGAAAGAACAACTCGACGGCTtagaatatacagtagactgtcGCTAATCCGTgaactctttttccgggtgacataaaaaagtcCGTGAGAcagtagaatttttaaaattttgttgacatattgtccccgttttggtttttttttgttaaagcaaatgtgctctatctactgaaATTCTTTCTCGTTGGAACGTTTTTGGATAGTTACACATGTTTATAGACAATGTCGATTGAGTCAGGTCAGGATTTACTCCACAAATTTTcaaagtaaacaaaaaaatcgttgtatttcaaaaaatttgatgtgtatcaatcgcaaaatccgtgtgacattttggttccgctctcacggataagcgagagtctactgtaaaatgaATAAGTCGCTAATGGCATTGTCTAGACAATGctaatggccaactttacaggagagcgctTTCAAGTTGAGGTTTTACATGCTGactataggatttttaagattgtaAACCtgtataactttgggaataattaactttccggtatataatattcacagggaaggtaaagggtgtcaaggagtacccaaaaagcaaaaaaaaaacaaattttgcaaaaaatcgacttattctgACTTATTTCGGCAGGGAACACCTATTAGCAAGCAATTTcgtaaaaatatagaaaagtaaTTAAGAAtcgaattaagaaaaaaatatattttaaaggaaatttatcaCACAATATTCTGTGACAGTTTTGCGAAATGTCAACTTAATATATGACAGATTTAGAGTTTTTGAGAGCTTAAGCCTTAACTCAGTTTAAGGCTGGAAGGGCTTCTTGCTCTGCTTAAATTGTTAGTCGTATAAAAAGGCTCTTACTTTTATGCTCTTTAACAGACATTATAATAAGCTGAAAATTAGCTTACAAAGTATAATTGTGTAAGAATTgctgtaaaataatttatatgtcCTTTAATTATGATGAATCGTCTCTCGgttaattttaggttatgtatgGGACATTAAACATTCGAAGTCAAGAGACAGAATAACACAAAATTGAATTGCAATAATGATTCAAGCATAATTTCCTACCTAATGGGACTAagaaaatcttcttttttttttttacaaaaataatgatttttttgtataaataaacTGTCCTTGAAAATAACTCACGTTTAAGCCAAAATATGACCTTAAGATTTAGAATTAGATTTTAAGAAAGATTTCAATTCCCAATTTCTTCACAAGACAAATTACTCTTTTTGATTGCATAACAAACATTTGGAAAAGAATAATAACAACAAATAAATAAGTAATTTGTGAAGAATGAACTGTATTATTAGAGGCACTGAAATTAGGTGAAGAAACAAAACCACTGTCACTCAAACGACCCACAAAATCTCACACACTCTAGCATAAAAATAGACATTGTGGTAAATAAATCAGAAAGTAATAGAAAAGcgcaaaaattttatattactaAATAATAGCTTAAGACAATGGCAAAAGTAGAGCAAATGTTGAGACAACTCACCCACTGACAAGAGGCCTAAAATGGAGTGTTGTTgggagaaagaaagaaagaaacagGTTGAATTACTGTTGAATTTTCCCAAACTTTTATGCACTGTCTATCTCAACACAGTATAGTTTTCGGGTGTTAgaagaaatgtttaaaaaaaatatgtctaCGATCCACGATGTATTTGTGGGAATGTCGGAGATATGAATGAGAAAAATGTTGGCTCTTGAAAATGaaacattgaaaatgaaaaactcaCCGGTTTGAATTGGAAAACTGTAGGCGGTGTCCGTGAATTTATCTGGTGCAGTAAAAGCCCTCACTTTAACCCGAAACACTCTTCCCGACTTCAGGGGTCCATTGCAGTAGCCAGTTTGTTTGACATCGCAATTTTCAGCACCAATTGTAAAGTCCTCAACGGAATTATTTTTGAAAGGATAGTAGGGCTCAATGACTTGATATGGTGGCCAACTACTGTATGATTGTACATCACGCCATGATGGCATTTCCAAACCCGATGCATTTTTCGTATCATCTTCAGCCACAATAATGGTATACATAATAACAGCACCATTTTGgtctgaaaaataatttttgcggAAGCGTATTTGAATAGTTGATGAACTACGGTAGACTTCAGTAGGAACGACTTGGGTTGCGGGTTGTGGTGGTGCCAAAATTGGCATTTTCTGCTTCCAAATTGTTTCTGGACCATATCCAATTGCTGTTTGGGCTTGTATCCTAAATACATATGATTTTCCAGGGAGGAGATTTTTCAGTATTCCATGGAATTCATTTGGCTTAAAGTCACGAACTTGAGTATGGGCTGAACCCTCGAGGCCGTACGTTATTGAAAATTGCCGAATAACACCATTTGCTTCACTAACCGGTAGTGACCATTCAAATGTTATTTCACTCGGCTGGATGTCCACCGGTTCAAATCTGTCCACTCTTCCGGGTACGGATTCTTTGGTGGTGAAACTGGCTGATACTGGAAGACTATTTCGCAAGACACTCGATTCGGTGCCTGAACGTACAACAACGGTAAAGGTGTAGTTGCGATGGGGTTTTAAGTCTTTTATCGTAATACTGTCATGTACGGTTAAATTTTGCACATAGTTATTGTCAATTGTGAGATATTGCACTTCAAAGGCATTGTATTCGCCATTTGGAATATCCCACTTGAGTGTTATTTCTGTGTCAGTGATTCGGGTGGCATTGAGTTGAGTTATGGGTTCAGGATACATGCGATCCTGACGCTGAATTGGAAGACTTGCCACACCTCCACTTACAGTCCAAACTGTTATATTGTACAGACGACCCGGCATAAGACCTATACAAGAATAgaaagtaattattttttaaaatcttaaataataaagctaaattaaaaattgcaatgtAAAGGGTTAACaaatttgtggaattttcaaGGTTTTCTCCTATGGTACAGCTTTATAACTTCTTGGAAATATTACAAATTTGCCTgggatttcaaaacctttcaaatgaCTACAgccaaacagattgagaaattCGCTCTCTAGAATATTTGTAacatttgacattgaaaatcGTTATGAGGAATAATTGAAGGGTATTTTGTATTTGTCCTTTGTGCCTTAAGCATActttttggatcaggaaaatttcctgaaatcaaaattcacaactCTTACTTTCAAAAGTATGTTCCATATCTAtattccactctttcgcactcaaaattagattgaactaagttaaatttgttttgatgttaaaaggaagaagaagagtcctgaagaatgagacagacatatgcaaacatgtaaattttgatttcatgaattttcctgatttaaaagatgCTGATGCCAAAGATTAAAATAAAAGCCGATCAAAAAATTTCTGTTATACcaaagatagggtaagtgtgccatacttcggcatagttgcatgcaagcgtcaaagtctcaagtttgaaatgtaatattttaaatacaaattgatttttttattctttcttttgtaagagtgttgcttggaaccttgtaaagagtttaccgtctttatttactctaaaatcattcttaatacattttaaaatgaataaaaatttagacatagcttttgtgccctatttcggccatcttcattctcatagttccttgcctttcgggaatttttccaatatctttttcacgtcatctcgtttgtcgaagctacattttttgttattcttttgcactgtataatccctagagtacgtaaaatttaaaagttcatggaaattcgagaagtaaaaaaggtggccgaaattgcaagctggccggaatttggcacactttatctaaatttaaaaaaataggaaaacataaaaaaagaattctttaaTCCACGGATTCGGAATATATAGAGAAATGGTTCACACACAGTgagccttcaaacgatgcgaattttctttttctttgcaaagagctagttcgccTTTTCTTAGCCATAGGAaggatagataattattaaactCATGTGACgaaatgagaaatggtaaaccagTTCTTTGCAAACAAGGTGAAAATTCGTATCGTTTAAAGATTCTCTGTGTGCGAACCaagcctacattcccctaaagtgggtcatttttttttaaattttattatgtacaAAAAGCCTACGTGATCCCTGTGAAAGTTTTATTAATTTGGCAAATTACTTAAACTCACCTGTGAACGTAACTTTTCGGTCTGTGTCATTGGCCAATTTCTCCTTATCGAGAATATCGGGGTCGCCAAGAGAGAAGCGATAGAGGTCAAATTTGGAAGACATCTGAGGTGTTGGTGTATAGCTTAGTGTAACTGTATCACGTTCTTGGAGGTTGTTTACCACAAACACCTCCGATTGGATTAAGGGTTTAGTTCGTGTGGTAAGTTGCGTAATATCACTGGTTAGTCCGTAGGAGATGGTATGAATGCGGAACTTGTATTGAACTCCCGGCATCAGATCCCCAATTAAGACATGAACTGTTGGTGTTTCGTCGACATTCAATTTTCCCTCGGATTGATCTCCAATCCAACTCATTGGAATCACATAGTGTTCGGATACATTCTTGGTGTGCACTTGATCGGGATTTGCCACTGGCCACCAGTGTACAAAGTATGTCTCAACACGTCCTTCTGGCCTTGGCCACTCCAATGTGATGTTGGTGGAGTCAACAAGGGGTATGATGTTTGAGACTGGATTGGGTCTTACTGTTTGATTAACATGCTGAGGATTGGGACTTTCAACACCATAGCTCACAGTGTTAACTTGTATTGTGTACTTTTCTCCTGGCGTCATGTCTGTCACATCAGCTTCTGTTGATTTCACTGAAGGCAGACGAATCCACTGACGTTCACTTTCAGTACGATAGCGAATTGAATATTCACTAAATTCACTCTGAATCGGTGGCATCCAGCGTACCAGCACGGAATTGCTTGTCACTTTTTCAATTGTCATGTTACGTGGTGAATTTGGATCTGGAGAGAATGGAAGTAGAAGTATGTTAAATTGATATCAAATGCAAATGCGtcttattgaatttttcatgtaTTCAAGGTATTTTGCAAATACAATTCaggagaaagaaaataaaaaaaagaactataaGTGCAATGTATTTTcgcaaaagtaaaaaaaaaaaaatagaaatgggtatttcgtattttttttcttgtgatatatatttttttagtttcaGCTTAATCCAGGTATCATTAAAAAGTGCATTATATACGAACTGCTATAGAAACTCAATTGTCCGATATCTCcaaactttaaagtttttctcatTAAAATGATTGAGGAAAAGTTTTATACCAAGTTTATAGAAAATCCGCAcaattttacttcaaaaataacattttccaATATGTTCATTCGAAAGTAGAAAAAAGTAACTTGAACTATAGTTACTTTTtgaacaaaatgtatgaaatagTGTTCAACTTAATGGGATGTAAAAGTTTCAGGATATAGGAATTCTCTAGTTAGAGTCTGAATTGTGGTTTGTAATATGGAAATAGCATATTTGGAATTCCATAGGAAACTTTATAAAGTACTTACAGACAGCTTGAAAATATGCATGAGGTTCACTGCGAAGTCCATGGCTCAGTGCAAATACTTTTATTTCATATCCTGCTCCAGGATACAAATTCTTTATGACTCTTCGAGAGTCTGTTGTGAGAATGGTCTTCACTTCACCAGTATCATTTCGAGAATACATTATCTCGTACTTTTCTTGCCGGGAGTTCACATCACTCTTCCAGCTGATGTTCAATCCCTCACGAATGGACTTGAGATCCTCGATGATTGGGGATGATGGACGAGTGACAACATTGATGGTTGATTCATTAGATTCAACTTTGACTGAAATTGCTTGAACTGTTACGGAGTAATTACGTCCTGGCAGTAGTGTTTCGAGGGGATATGTTGTTTTGTCGGTGTTCATTGTACTTGAGTCACCGTTGTAAATCTCAACTTCGTGGTAACTTATTTTGTATTCTTCTTGCGTACTTGCTGGATCGGGATCCCATGTTATGGTCACTAAACCTGTTTGTTCGTTCGTGAATGATCTTAGGCCAAGAACTGGTAAGGGTTTTAGGGTAACGTCACCCGTTGCTGGCCATGAAGTCACCTTCCCTGACACTGTTTTCACTACAACCTGATATGACTTGCCCGGTTCGAGATTTTCACGAAATTCGAGCCATGCTACACTATCACTTGTCCGAGGGACAAATTGCTGGCGCCGCGAAGTGGCCAGCGACACTTGATATTTGTCAAACTCACTGTTGCCTTTTGGTGCTTCCCACATCACTTTGAATGAGTTAGATGTGATTGAGTTCCAGTCAAAGCTCACATTCATTGGTCTTAATGGAACTGTACGATATTGAGCGGTAGTTGGCAATGATATTTCATCCTCTGACATGGTTTGCACTGATATGTTATAGGCTCGTCCAGGTACCAAACCCTTAAATGCCGCCTGTGCTGGTCCAGGTGGTTCACCTTCTTTTTCCACGTAAAGTACACTTTCTAGGGCGTCAGCTGGTTCAATTGACACCTTATAGTGGGTGTAAATTCCCGCTGGATAGGGTGGTTGCCACAAAACAAGCAATGTTGTCTCATTTCGAAACCAAACAATAAATTTCCCCGGTGTATTTGGTTCTAAGATTGAACAGAGAGAAAGAAAAGTAAAATGAGGATGTGATTCAATTCGTTGTTTATTCAATGTGCTTCCAGAAGGAAAATCATCTACACTATAGTATAAATACAGAAATGTAAACAAGCAGTGCAATATACTATAGAATTCACAGGCTTCGTTAGAGATACCATCTCCGCAAGCACCGTGAAAAGTTAATAAGAGAATgatattgaataatttattaatatattagtTGGTAATGGTGATTATCAAACATTTAGGGGTGAATTTGTTAAGATAATGCATGCGCTAATGTGATTTTGTATATCAGTTAGGCAAGATCATTTTCCCAACCCAAGTCCGGTAATGATATTCGGTAAACATACGCTGATGAACAAAACAAAGGATGATATTGAGAGGTCTGATTTAATGCCACTGGAAGATACtccttgaaattttttttaattttaattagttttttatatagattttatgagatttttttatttcatttcagaATAAACCTTCTCTAAACATCGTGACGCCGGAAAACTGTCTCCTGGCCTTGATATTCATAATTTCAATATTACTTAATTGAGACCGAAACTTGAAGTACATAAGGTACGTAATTATTTTCTAtactttcttttttaatattattatagaGATAATATTTACTGGCTTATTACTGCCAAAATTTAACACTAACCTATATATTTGGAATATTCTTACATTAATtactttgtgaattttaaacttCAATGTCGAccgtttttgtttaatttaacaaaaattgagTTCAATCGTCAAATGAATtcttagaaaataaatatttaaattaacatACGCTGATGAACAAAACAAAGGATGATATTGAGAGGTCTGATTTAATGCCACTGGAAGATACtccttgaaattttttttaattttaattagttttttatatagattttatgagatttttttatttcatttcagaATAAACCTTCTCTAAACATCGTGACGCCGGAAAACTGTCTCCTGGCCTTGATATTCATAATTTCAATATTACTTAATTGAGACCGAAACTTGAAGTACATAAGGTACGTAATTATTTTCTAtactttcttttttaatattattatagaGATAATATTTACTGGCTTATTACTGCCAAAATTTAACACTAACCTATATATTTGGAATATTCTTACATTAATtactttgtgaattttaaacttCAATGTCGAccgtttttgtttaatttaacaaaaattgagTTCAATCGTCAAATGAATtcttagaaaataaatatttaaatttcacttgagAGAAAAGGTCTGTTAATTTCCCGGATATATATGTTATTAAAAAGTAACCTAAACACTGTTAATGCAATATGCATTCCATTGATATTGTATACTTATAAAATTGCTGTAGTACATTTTTCAAACCATGTGTGTAATCGCCACACGTGAAAAAAAGAACATCATACATCAATGCTAAGTATTTTATGTACCACCTGAATAAACTGAAGTAACTGAATAAATAGTCAACATCTAACATTTTCTGCGTCggcgaaatttaatttaaatatctgGGTCTCTCTTTGCCGTATATAAATAATGACATCATCGATATTACATAGATTCAATGACCCTATTTATGGGACAAGCAGTTCACATTAAACATTATTATAATCTGGGGTTCATAtcgatattaattttacactatCTGCCATGATGATGggtaatttttgacgaataaAATATTAggttatatttctttttatctaTATGAAACATACACAAGCAAACATATCTTTTACCtcgtaaaatttttatatccAACAATTCTTTATGGCGAATTCGTTGTTTCACTGCTCCAATGTGAATTGTGTTAAATGATTTTGGTGAGCGCAATGATAATGAGAAAGTGTCATGTATGTTAGtaaaagaatttcttttaaatgaatAGACGGAAAATATTATGGTAGTAGATGTAAGATATGCAAAACAATCACCTTGGGAAGCAATTTGATTAGAAATTCCAATGTGATATAACCAATAATATAACCAATTAAAATATCTTACTCGTGGTAAAATTGCGACTGGTGTATGCAACAGATTCCTTTCCATCGAAAACGGTGTATGCTTGCACTTGATATGTTGCACCGGGAGTTAATTCCCTCAGTGTATACTGCAGAGAATTATTTTCAATGGGAATTGTGCGATTTGTGGAACAGTCTGATAAACCAACGACCTGCAAATACAAAAAAAGGCAAAACGAGACTCAGACAATGTGACgttatcacaaaatttcattatattgTGCACAAGGTTTTACAGATTCACACAATTCTGTTTACATTTCCGAAGGCAATAAAGTAATATCAATTAATTGACTGAAGTGGCAATGTTTCTAATTGAGAACTTCAAtttcatgtaaaattttatttcttttaaattagttttgtttattaattttttataaattagatCGAGGACAtatatttaatttcttcaaaattgttGAGCACATGTATTAAAACTTTTAatgaaaatgattcaaattGAGATTTCAGAGTCATAGTAAATTCTTCATATTTCTTCCTATGCCCTTGAAGTATTGGTTTTCTCTGAAACTACATTTATTATGACtaatatttagttaattttgaattctagtaattttaacatttttttttcattctttaccACAGGTCTACATTAACtacaaaaaggtatttttttatagcaaatataatttttggtcatTCGAGCCGAATAAATACATAATACACTGTGATATTTTCAGTAACAATTTAAGTTCTTCAAAGCTATGTTTCTTCAAGTTATTTACAACAAATCAGGTAAAAATGTACCTAATTTCACAGTAATTATGACCACTAAATAATCCAATAACTTTCAACACAAATTCTTCTTAACAATCACTAATCTCAAATCATACTCACAAATGTTCATATTAACAAGTGTAAACATTGGTAATGCTTCTATAATACCTTGAAACCAATGATTAAATTGGAAAGTCTGTTTGAATGGATGCCGTAAATGAGTAAAGCAATATGGAATACAGATGTTATATTTACCCGTAGCTTAAAACTAGTGAAATTGCCTTGTGTGGGCGGACTCCATGATATGAGGACGGTTTTACCACTTCGTACAGAAACTGAGAGATTCGATGGTGGTTCAGGAGctgtaaaaaaagtaaaaaagataGATTTCTcatcaataattttattgaggGTGAAATGGGAAAACTTTTATGATGTATATTCTTTGAACTACTCATTCTCTCTACAATAATGCACAAGCCGCAAAATTTGCATATATTTCCCTCAGCGCATGAGAAACATAGAGGAAGTTTTGCTTTTTGGTAGTGATTCAactcaattcaaaattttatccacGTACAATCTGCATAAATTTGCAGAAAGATCGTTctacgaattttaaaattagtttttaatacTATCCTCACAATGCTTTGTTGCATCAATATATTGTTGAAGATTATTCCTATTATTGATTGTTTTAGTTTTTaatattccatggaaaatttcagttatttatattttctgtaaataaaatattgtaaagtGCTTGTTAtttgttcatattttgaaaattgcaattctGTGAATTTTTATCATTTACACAAATActtgatatgttttagaaaatttgtctgcttattataaaataacgaagagaattattgaatattttgctTCAGGGTTATCGGCGTACTTAATAGAAAAGGATATCGTAAGATAGTCTTTTGTATGAAGCAAAACCTGTTCGTAtaactttaagaaattttttctttcgTAACACATAAGACGAAATATTAAGTTTGACCAATTTTTTTAACACTAGGTCTATATCgatggctcagaatataaaacgaataaatcgtaaatggccaactttacaggagagttatttcaagctgagatttcacatgctgagtataggatttttaagatttgaaacccgtataacttttggaatacagtagactctcgcaaattcggctcttttaagatcgggctactttttaattcgggcatcggttacatttgaaaaaagtttgttgttatttttcaagtttaattatgattatcaaatgaatcaaatatgctcaaatttggcatagtttgtcttagttttgatgtgattttgcattattgagggattttcatgcaatttgcgTTATATATGactgtgtaaactcaatatctatatacacatgaataaaaaatcgttgcatttcaaaaagtttgtcgcccgaatttctgtctaattcggctgacatttcggtcccatatgcccgaatttgagagagtctactgtaattaactttccggtatatAATATTCATAGGGAAGGTAAAGGGTGTccaggagtacccgaaaagcaaaaaaaaaacaaattttgcaaaaaatcgacttattctgACTTATTTCGGCAGGGAACACCTATTAGCAAGCAATTTCGTAAAAAGTTTGACAAGTCggtatatttattttctttttttattttgctaaaTTAGGATTCTTACACAATTTCGTTTTGCGTTTTAACGTAGAATTCAGACGAATTTAACTTAGTgttcaatttttattgctcaagaGCTCATGAAAAAGTAACTATCGCAAAGGATAAAATTACCTTCATGCGATTTTTTATAAGTAATAGGCTATTAATTAAAAGGTATATAACTAACCATAAGCTGCATAAgggtttgtgttttttttagtcttACTTATAACAATAAGAGTACAATGCTTTTAAACTAACTAGTTTAAATTTAGTTTGTATTTCTTGAGACTATTTCTTGTGAATGAAGACTAAGTTAGAGTCAGTGTCATCAAAGTTAGCTTTATTTGATAAGCACATTAAAACAAAGTTTTCTTACTAACAGTATTGCTGGATAATGAATGCATGAATCACGATTTGATTAAAATGTCTGGTGCATAAAATTTATACATAAAGTTGAAAACATCGCATTTCAAGTGCAGAAGTATATGAAATCGTGTGTTGATATG encodes the following:
- the LOC129805578 gene encoding tyrosine-protein phosphatase 10D isoform X4, which encodes MLRKLQIYLFYTTFLLLGPIAKLCQCADLVIEITGNLGQDDSYYRLDYYPPYGNPAPNTTIASRDIGDRIQFSHTLPGTRYNFWLYYTNATHHDWLTWTVSITTAPEPPSNLSVSVRSGKTVLISWSPPTQGNFTSFKLRVVGLSDCSTNRTIPIENNSLQYTLRELTPGATYQVQAYTVFDGKESVAYTSRNFTTMKQRIRHKELLDIKILREPNTPGKFIVWFRNETTLLVLWQPPYPAGIYTHYKVSIEPADALESVLYVEKEGEPPGPAQAAFKGLVPGRAYNISVQTMSEDEISLPTTAQYRTVPLRPMNVSFDWNSITSNSFKVMWEAPKGNSEFDKYQVSLATSRRQQFVPRTSDSVAWLEFRENLEPGKSYQVVVKTVSGKVTSWPATGDVTLKPLPVLGLRSFTNEQTGLVTITWDPDPASTQEEYKISYHEVEIYNGDSSTMNTDKTTYPLETLLPGRNYSVTVQAISVKVESNESTINVVTRPSSPIIEDLKSIREGLNISWKSDVNSRQEKYEIMYSRNDTGEVKTILTTDSRRVIKNLYPGAGYEIKVFALSHGLRSEPHAYFQAVYPNSPRNMTIEKVTSNSVLVRWMPPIQSEFSEYSIRYRTESERQWIRLPSVKSTEADVTDMTPGEKYTIQVNTVSYGVESPNPQHVNQTVRPNPVSNIIPLVDSTNITLEWPRPEGRVETYFVHWWPVANPDQVHTKNVSEHYVIPMSWIGDQSEGKLNVDETPTVHVLIGDLMPGVQYKFRIHTISYGLTSDITQLTTRTKPLIQSEVFVVNNLQERDTVTLSYTPTPQMSSKFDLYRFSLGDPDILDKEKLANDTDRKVTFTGLMPGRLYNITVWTVSGGVASLPIQRQDRMYPEPITQLNATRITDTEITLKWDIPNGEYNAFEVQYLTIDNNYVQNLTVHDSITIKDLKPHRNYTFTVVVRSGTESSVLRNSLPVSASFTTKESVPGRVDRFEPVDIQPSEITFEWSLPVSEANGVIRQFSITYGLEGSAHTQVRDFKPNEFHGILKNLLPGKSYVFRIQAQTAIGYGPETIWKQKMPILAPPQPATQVVPTEVYRSSSTIQIRFRKNYFSDQNGAVIMYTIIVAEDDTKNASGLEMPSWRDVQSYSSWPPYQVIEPYYPFKNNSVEDFTIGAENCDVKQTGYCNGPLKSGRVFRVKVRAFTAPDKFTDTAYSFPIQTGLLSVDQDNTSIIIATSVSLCLLVLILVAVFFIRKRRNGTRKATKEPRSSDNMSLPDSVIETSRPIEIKNFAEHYRRMAADSDFRFSEEFEELKHVGRDQPCTFADLPCNRPKNRFTNILPYDHSRFKLQPVDDEEGSDYINANYVPGHNSPREFIVTQGPLHSTRDDFWRMCWESNSRAIVMLTRCFEKGREKCDRYWPNDTVPVYYGDIRIHMLNLSTYPDWVITEFMMSRGDQQRCIRHFHFTTWPDFGVPNLPQTLARFVRAFRDRVGPDQKPIVVHCSAGVGRSGTFIALDRILQQIVVSDYVDIFGIVWAMRKERVWMVQTEQQYICIHQCLKAVLEGKENVMSPPREMHDNQGYEDDEGIAESGM
- the LOC129805578 gene encoding tyrosine-protein phosphatase 10D isoform X1, producing MLRKLQIYLFYTTFLLLGPIAKLCQCADLVIEITGNLGQDDSYYRLDYYPPYGNPAPNTTIASRDIGDRIQFSHTLPGTRYNFWLYYTNATHHDWLTWTVSITTAPEPPSNLSVSVRSGKTVLISWSPPTQGNFTSFKLRVVGLSDCSTNRTIPIENNSLQYTLRELTPGATYQVQAYTVFDGKESVAYTSRNFTTMKQRIRHKELLDIKILREPNTPGKFIVWFRNETTLLVLWQPPYPAGIYTHYKVSIEPADALESVLYVEKEGEPPGPAQAAFKGLVPGRAYNISVQTMSEDEISLPTTAQYRTVPLRPMNVSFDWNSITSNSFKVMWEAPKGNSEFDKYQVSLATSRRQQFVPRTSDSVAWLEFRENLEPGKSYQVVVKTVSGKVTSWPATGDVTLKPLPVLGLRSFTNEQTGLVTITWDPDPASTQEEYKISYHEVEIYNGDSSTMNTDKTTYPLETLLPGRNYSVTVQAISVKVESNESTINVVTRPSSPIIEDLKSIREGLNISWKSDVNSRQEKYEIMYSRNDTGEVKTILTTDSRRVIKNLYPGAGYEIKVFALSHGLRSEPHAYFQAVYPNSPRNMTIEKVTSNSVLVRWMPPIQSEFSEYSIRYRTESERQWIRLPSVKSTEADVTDMTPGEKYTIQVNTVSYGVESPNPQHVNQTVRPNPVSNIIPLVDSTNITLEWPRPEGRVETYFVHWWPVANPDQVHTKNVSEHYVIPMSWIGDQSEGKLNVDETPTVHVLIGDLMPGVQYKFRIHTISYGLTSDITQLTTRTKPLIQSEVFVVNNLQERDTVTLSYTPTPQMSSKFDLYRFSLGDPDILDKEKLANDTDRKVTFTGLMPGRLYNITVWTVSGGVASLPIQRQDRMYPEPITQLNATRITDTEITLKWDIPNGEYNAFEVQYLTIDNNYVQNLTVHDSITIKDLKPHRNYTFTVVVRSGTESSVLRNSLPVSASFTTKESVPGRVDRFEPVDIQPSEITFEWSLPVSEANGVIRQFSITYGLEGSAHTQVRDFKPNEFHGILKNLLPGKSYVFRIQAQTAIGYGPETIWKQKMPILAPPQPATQVVPTEVYRSSSTIQIRFRKNYFSDQNGAVIMYTIIVAEDDTKNASGLEMPSWRDVQSYSSWPPYQVIEPYYPFKNNSVEDFTIGAENCDVKQTGYCNGPLKSGRVFRVKVRAFTAPDKFTDTAYSFPIQTGLLSVDQDNTSIIIATSVSLCLLVLILVAVFFIRKRRNGTRKATKEPRSSDNMSLPDSVIETSRPIEIKNFAEHYRRMAADSDFRFSEEFEELKHVGRDQPCTFADLPCNRPKNRFTNILPYDHSRFKLQPVDDEEGSDYINANYVPGHNSPREFIVTQGPLHSTRDDFWRMCWESNSRAIVMLTRCFEKGREKCDRYWPNDTVPVYYGDIRIHMLNLSTYPDWVITEFMMSRGDQQRCIRHFHFTTWPDFGVPNLPQTLARFVRAFRDRVGPDQKPIVVHCSAGVGRSGTFIALDRILQQIVVSDYVDIFGIVWAMRKERVWMVQTEQQYICIHQCLKAVLEGKENVMSPPREMHDNQGYEEKQDDPLLAVNTTNIEETTNQWKTER